The Aquitalea magnusonii region GAAGGCCAGGCTTTCCAGCATGGTGAGCGGGAAGATGGCAATGGCGGCCAGCAGCACAAAAGGCAGGAAGGCATAGCCGGTTCCCACGGCGGCGGAGACGCCTTCCAGATGGTACTGGGTCATCAGCATGTGCGAGCCGATGTAGAACAGGGTGGGAATGGCAAACAGCATGCTCATGCCCTGATAGGCGCGCTTGAGCCTGCCATCCTGCGGATACCACAGCACCAGCGCGGTAAAGGCCACGGTGGACAGCAGGCGCAGCGTGGCCAGTCTTTCCCACAGCCCGGAAGGCAGGGCCAGCACGTCCACCACAATCCACAGCGGGGTGAGGATGGCAAACAGCAAGGCAAACAGCCGCACCCGGTTCACCAGCATCAAGGCACGGCGTTGCTGCAGCAAGGGCATGTGCTGATGGGGGCTGAGCAGCCAGCCGGTTTCATCGCTGGCAATCTCGCCTGGCATCAGGCCGAGCACTCTTCGCCAGATAGTGTGTGTGATTCTCATTGTCAGACAAGTTTTTCGTTTGCAGCATTGTAGGGGCAATGTGCGGTACTACATTGTAAAATATCAAATTCTGCCAAAATCGGTGGCGGGGCTGCGAAATAGCTGGCTGATTTTAAAGAGCTTTAATAGCAATGGACATGGGAGTGAACACAGAATGGAAACCCGCTGGCTGGAGGACTTTCTGGTGCTGGCCGATACCGGCAGTTTTACCCGTTCCGCCGAAGTCCGTCATCTTACCCAGCCCGCTTTTTCACGCCGCATCAAATCATTGGAAAGCTGGTTTGGTGCCGACCTGATCGACCGCACCACCTATCCCACCCGGCTTACCGCGGCAGGCGAGTTATTGCGCGAGCAGGCGGTGCAGATGCTGGCGCAAATCAACAGTACCCGCGCCCAGTTGCGTGGCTTGCAACCCTTGCCGGCTGGCACGCTCAGCCTGGCCGTGCCGCATACCCTGTCATTTTCCTTCTTCCCCAAGTGGCTCACGCAGATGGAGCAGGGCTTTGGTCCCTTATCCTGCCGCCTGCAGGCCAGCAATGTGCATGACGCCTTGCTGGCCTTCGTGGAGGGCGGCTGCGATCTGCTGATGTGCTATCACCATCCCAAACAGCCAGTGGAGCTGACCGATCCGCGCTACAGCGGCCTGCGGCTGGGCGTGGAAACCCTGCGGCCTTATGTGCGCAGCAATTCCGACCACACGCCGCGCCATGCGCTGCCGGGAAGTGCCGCGCAGCCCTTGCCCTTCCTCGGCTATGCCAGCAATGCCTACTTCAGGCTGATGACCGACCTGATTCTGGAGGCGGCTCCCGAACCCACCTTCCTGTCGCTGCGTTACGAAACCGACATGGCCGAGGGACTGAAGAACATGGTGCTGGAAGGACATGGCGTGGCCTTCCTGCCCGCCAGCTCGGTACAAAACGAATTGCGCAGCAAGCAATTGGTGTTGGCGGCGGCGGATGGCTGGAGCGTGGACATGGAGGTGCGCTTGTATCGCGACAATAAACGCAGCCGCCCCGAGCTGGATGCCTTCTGGGATTATCTGGCTGCCAGCGTACAGCCGGTGTAGGGCTTCCGCACAATCCGGACCAAACGCAGCCGCTTTTAGGCGATTGCCTGCTGTTACTTGCCTGCCGATTTTCTAGCATGAACGCTCGTTAAGGCTCACAAGGGCAGAGGGGGTGGCAATGCAGGGCGGCAAAATTGTGCAATGGATGGTGTGCTGTCTGGTCATGCTTAGCAGCCAACTGGCGGCGGCGGCCGATAAGCCGGTGGTGGATGTGTATTTGTTGCGTCATGGCAAAACCATGTTCAATACCACCAGTCAGGTGCAGGGCTGGTCCGATACCCCGTTGACGGCGGCAGGCATCCAGGGTGCTGAGGCGGCGGGCCGGGGGCTGGCCAAAATCCACTTCATCGCAGTCTATAGCAGCGATCTCGGACGGGCGCGCAGCACTGCCCGCATCGTGCTGGCGCAGGGGCGGCAGCAACAACTGCCGGTACAGGAAGACGCGCGCTTGCGGGAATGGAATTACGGCAGCTTCGAGGGCCGGCCCGATGCCGAAATGTGGACCCCATTATTTGCAAAGCAGGGCATGACCTTTGACCCGCAATGGGGAAACTGGGGTGACTTCACCCGCAAGATGAGCGACAGCGCCATTGCCCAGGCCATTCATGATGCCGACCCGCGCGGCTGGGCAGAAACCTATCCACAAATCGTCTCGCGCCTGCGTGCCGGCATGCAGGACATCGTGAGCAATGCCGTGGCGGCGGGGGGCGGTAATGTTCTGGTGGTCAGCCATGGCGGAGCCATCCTCAGCATTCTGGATACGCTGGTACACGGCCAAGCCCAGGGGGCTGATATCCCCAACGCCAGCATCACCGTGCTGCGCTATCAGGATGGACAGTACCAACTGCGCAAGGTGGGCGATCTGAGCTATCAGGACGCGGCATCCTAGCACCGCTGGCATGCCCGGCCCATCTCCCGCCAATGTCTGGGTGGCTGCCCGTCCGCATGCTGGCGGGTCTGCCACTGCAGCGCTGGATGGGTGGTGTTCCTTTAGCAATTCGGCTGACGGTTGAGACGGTTTTTTGATGGTTATGCAAAATTTGCATGACCTGATCCCGAATCGGAATTGGCCAATCCCCCCTGTGCCAGCCTACAGTCTGCCTCCATCACTCCGCATGGGCGGGGACCACCGACAAAGGCTTGCTGCATGTCCACCCGTATCGAACACGACCTGCTTGGCGATCGCGCCGTTCCGGCTGCTGCATACTGGGGTGTCCACACCCTGCGGGCAGTGGAAAACTTTCCCATCACCGGCCAGACCATCGCCAGCTATGGCGACCTGATTGTCGCACTGGCGCAAATCAAGAAAGCAGCAGCGCTGGCCAACCGCGATCTGGGCCTGCTTGATGCACGCCGAGCCCAGGCCATTGTCGATGCTTGCGAAGAGCTGGTGGATGGCAAGCTGCACGAGCAGTTTGTGGTGGATGTGATTCAAGGCGGTGCCGGTACGTCCACCAATATGAATGCCAACGAAGTCATTGCCAATCGTGCGCTGGAAATCCTGGGCCATGCCAAGGGCGAGTACGACAAGCTGCATCCCAACGAACACGTCAACATGAGTCAGAGTACCAATGACGTGTATCCCACTGCGCTGCGTCTGGCCACCTACTGGGGCGTGCTGCGCCTGCAACGCACCATGTTCGTGCTGCGCGAAGCCTTTGCGGCCAAGGCCGAAGAATTCAAGCACATCCTGAAAATGGGTCGTACCCAATTGCAGGATGCGGTGCCGATGACG contains the following coding sequences:
- a CDS encoding LysR family transcriptional regulator — translated: METRWLEDFLVLADTGSFTRSAEVRHLTQPAFSRRIKSLESWFGADLIDRTTYPTRLTAAGELLREQAVQMLAQINSTRAQLRGLQPLPAGTLSLAVPHTLSFSFFPKWLTQMEQGFGPLSCRLQASNVHDALLAFVEGGCDLLMCYHHPKQPVELTDPRYSGLRLGVETLRPYVRSNSDHTPRHALPGSAAQPLPFLGYASNAYFRLMTDLILEAAPEPTFLSLRYETDMAEGLKNMVLEGHGVAFLPASSVQNELRSKQLVLAAADGWSVDMEVRLYRDNKRSRPELDAFWDYLAASVQPV
- a CDS encoding histidine phosphatase family protein, whose translation is MQGGKIVQWMVCCLVMLSSQLAAAADKPVVDVYLLRHGKTMFNTTSQVQGWSDTPLTAAGIQGAEAAGRGLAKIHFIAVYSSDLGRARSTARIVLAQGRQQQLPVQEDARLREWNYGSFEGRPDAEMWTPLFAKQGMTFDPQWGNWGDFTRKMSDSAIAQAIHDADPRGWAETYPQIVSRLRAGMQDIVSNAVAAGGGNVLVVSHGGAILSILDTLVHGQAQGADIPNASITVLRYQDGQYQLRKVGDLSYQDAAS